A portion of the Leptospira licerasiae serovar Varillal str. VAR 010 genome contains these proteins:
- a CDS encoding FKBP-type peptidyl-prolyl cis-trans isomerase — translation MNPRVVTFHYKLTDKEGNEIDSSQGSHPLSYLEGTGQIIAGLEDEIKNMIAGDKKIISVSADLAYGQKNPELVFDVPKSQFPEGEELSVGMMFQTDEPDTVYTITDIKGESVIVDGNHPLAGVDLIFDVQIVNIRTATDEEVSHGHVHGEGGHHHH, via the coding sequence ATGAACCCAAGAGTAGTGACTTTTCACTATAAATTAACAGATAAAGAAGGAAACGAAATCGATTCTTCTCAAGGAAGCCACCCTCTTTCTTATCTGGAAGGGACCGGACAGATCATCGCCGGTCTAGAAGACGAAATCAAAAATATGATTGCCGGAGACAAAAAAATAATCTCTGTTTCCGCAGATTTGGCTTACGGTCAAAAAAATCCCGAATTAGTTTTCGATGTACCTAAAAGCCAATTCCCAGAAGGGGAAGAATTGAGCGTTGGAATGATGTTCCAAACCGACGAACCGGATACTGTTTATACTATTACAGATATCAAGGGAGAGTCTGTAATCGTGGACGGAAACCATCCTTTAGCAGGAGTGGATCTGATTTTTGATGTCCAGATCGTAAATATCAGAACTGCAACCGACGAGGAAGTGAGCCATGGGCATGTTCACGGTGAGGGGGGACATCACCACCACTGA
- a CDS encoding queuosine precursor transporter, which produces MQFHRPFKLFFVLGSIFITFLLMAEVTGSKWFQVAVGSKALTMTLGVIPFPITFIVTDLLNEYYGRRGVRYLTLVGMVMIVLAFFLLQLDMAIPAAGNSPVDDHSFQVVFFNTGQVITGSIVAYLIGQLVDIQVFHLIRKKTKNKLLWLRATGSTIFSQLLDSYVVIFVAYWGTYDFQTLNSISYTNFGYKIFIAIGITPIIYLAHYWIEKYLGEDAHKMAEAALKEGKEEIQPYPG; this is translated from the coding sequence ATGCAGTTCCACCGACCTTTCAAACTTTTTTTCGTTTTAGGTTCCATCTTCATAACCTTCCTTTTGATGGCAGAGGTGACTGGCTCTAAATGGTTCCAAGTTGCGGTTGGCAGTAAGGCATTGACCATGACCTTGGGAGTCATTCCCTTCCCCATCACGTTTATCGTAACGGACCTTTTGAATGAGTATTATGGAAGAAGAGGTGTCAGATACCTAACCCTAGTCGGAATGGTAATGATCGTTTTGGCATTCTTTCTTCTTCAATTGGACATGGCCATTCCAGCGGCAGGAAATTCTCCTGTGGACGATCACTCCTTTCAGGTAGTATTCTTTAATACAGGGCAAGTGATCACAGGTTCCATCGTGGCTTACCTGATCGGGCAACTTGTGGATATCCAAGTCTTCCATTTGATCCGCAAAAAGACCAAAAATAAACTTCTTTGGCTAAGAGCTACCGGCTCCACAATCTTCTCGCAACTTTTGGACTCTTATGTCGTAATCTTTGTTGCCTACTGGGGAACCTACGATTTCCAAACTTTGAACTCGATCTCCTATACCAATTTCGGCTATAAGATCTTCATAGCAATTGGGATCACTCCTATCATATATCTAGCTCACTACTGGATTGAAAAGTATCTGGGAGAAGATGCCCACAAAATGGCTGAGGCGGCCTTGAAAGAAGGGAAAGAAGAAATCCAACCCTATCCGGGTTAA
- a CDS encoding ATP-dependent helicase: MASLESLNEKQKEAIETLNGPVLVIAGAGTGKTKTIVHRLSKLVESGVPAENILLLTFTRKASREMLSRAVSLLDKRCAKVHGGTFHSFGSHILRKYAPVLGFSSQFSVLDESDTSDIFQLLRTEGEYAKQKSRFPSNDTLISLHSSIINRVKTLEELLEAEYPKFLEQESAIRKIFEEYADYKKQRSLLDYDDLLVYTRDLLNKNETVRKKIGEQYKYIMVDEFQDTNQIQAHIACLLALDHENILVVGDDAQSVYSFRGADVNGIFNFPKLFPKTKTIYLERNYRSTPSILNLANVVLSNFREKYEKYLYTKNEDFQKPTLVGYADELEEAEGIADLILERREDGIPLKDIAVLFRSGWNSNQLELVLSRRNIPFLKFGGKKFVESAHAKDYLSLLKIKENKTDSVSWLRVLLLLPGIGAAKARSILTDLERSGGNLEKIISESKGATASHLKELNHLISDPEKDLRKLLGNYIDYYSPLLEKKYDDFKRRLEDLNAFLTLSQKYETLHEFLVDMSLEGPSRSLDKISPEEEDERLVLSTVHSSKGLEFDTVILLNVSEGSFPSGRGEKNLEEERRLFYVGITRAKKKLVLTYPQISQQKNSQYFNRVSRFIEEIKAPEKVLDKSFIIKKEEVPNPSSSQTSRNQNESDARKRIREFFGS; the protein is encoded by the coding sequence ATGGCGTCCTTAGAGTCACTTAACGAAAAACAAAAGGAAGCTATCGAGACCCTAAACGGCCCGGTTTTAGTGATCGCCGGCGCCGGAACGGGAAAAACAAAAACAATCGTCCACAGACTTTCCAAATTAGTCGAATCAGGCGTCCCTGCCGAAAATATCTTACTCCTTACATTCACCCGAAAAGCTTCCAGAGAAATGTTGTCCAGAGCGGTCTCTCTTTTGGATAAACGATGTGCGAAAGTCCATGGCGGCACTTTTCATTCTTTCGGAAGCCATATTCTCAGAAAATACGCACCTGTCTTAGGTTTCTCCTCTCAGTTTTCCGTTTTAGATGAATCTGACACTTCCGATATATTCCAACTCTTGAGGACGGAAGGAGAATATGCAAAACAGAAGTCTAGGTTCCCATCGAATGATACCTTGATCTCACTTCATTCTTCTATTATCAATCGTGTAAAAACCTTAGAAGAATTATTGGAAGCGGAATATCCTAAATTTTTGGAGCAAGAATCCGCAATTCGCAAAATATTCGAAGAATATGCCGATTACAAAAAACAAAGATCTCTATTAGATTATGATGACCTGCTAGTTTATACAAGAGATCTTCTGAACAAAAATGAAACTGTCCGAAAAAAGATCGGCGAACAATACAAATACATCATGGTGGACGAGTTTCAGGATACGAATCAGATCCAGGCTCATATTGCATGCCTACTCGCATTGGACCATGAGAACATTTTGGTGGTCGGAGACGACGCGCAGAGTGTGTATTCTTTCCGCGGAGCTGATGTAAACGGAATATTCAATTTTCCGAAACTATTCCCTAAGACAAAAACTATCTACTTAGAAAGAAATTACAGAAGTACTCCATCCATTCTAAATCTTGCAAATGTGGTTCTTTCCAATTTTAGGGAAAAATACGAAAAGTACCTATACACCAAGAATGAAGACTTCCAAAAACCGACACTGGTTGGATACGCTGACGAATTAGAAGAAGCGGAAGGGATTGCTGATCTGATCTTAGAAAGAAGAGAAGATGGGATCCCACTAAAAGACATAGCCGTCCTATTTAGATCCGGATGGAACTCGAACCAATTGGAATTAGTCCTCTCTCGGAGAAATATTCCATTCTTAAAATTCGGCGGAAAAAAATTCGTAGAAAGCGCGCATGCGAAGGACTATCTATCTCTTCTAAAAATTAAGGAAAATAAAACCGACTCTGTTTCTTGGCTTAGAGTTTTGTTACTCCTTCCAGGGATTGGAGCGGCAAAGGCAAGATCCATTCTAACGGATTTGGAAAGATCCGGAGGAAATCTTGAAAAGATCATATCCGAATCGAAAGGTGCAACAGCATCCCATTTAAAAGAATTGAATCATCTAATCAGCGATCCCGAGAAAGATTTACGAAAACTTTTAGGAAACTATATAGACTACTACTCTCCTCTACTCGAAAAAAAATACGACGATTTCAAAAGAAGATTAGAGGATCTGAATGCATTTTTGACACTTTCCCAAAAATATGAGACCTTACACGAATTCTTAGTAGATATGAGCTTAGAAGGACCAAGCCGTAGCCTGGATAAAATTTCTCCTGAGGAAGAAGACGAAAGACTGGTTTTATCTACTGTCCATTCTTCTAAAGGATTAGAATTTGATACGGTGATACTATTGAATGTTTCAGAAGGTTCTTTTCCTTCGGGAAGAGGAGAGAAAAACTTAGAAGAAGAAAGAAGATTGTTCTACGTGGGTATCACAAGGGCTAAAAAGAAATTAGTGCTCACCTACCCTCAAATTTCCCAACAGAAAAATTCACAATATTTCAATCGAGTTTCCAGGTTTATTGAAGAGATCAAAGCGCCTGAAAAAGTATTGGATAAAAGTTTTATCATCAAAAAAGAAGAAGTACCGAATCCTTCTTCGTCCCAAACCTCTCGGAACCAAAATGAATCGGATGCAAGAAAAAGAATTAGAGAGTTTTTCGGCTCCTGA
- a CDS encoding glycosyl hydrolase family 18 protein: MNPNDEPYTPEDLIRPVPYQAKKQSLWQTSLVSLTWFLLSGISFYLGLQALKADPKPASAQAGTEQVAFQNTTLKSDLAPTDGAWESWKKWWNSDNSSSESDGTSNSVSNSEPESEDDPAFRASTWFSDYEAMKRTVHLYNEIHPFIYGFKGRETNNGDLYSLWGSAQKHARVAELKSLNPRVKIIPTIFRWENKNEKIAENIGLNGRNDIRDKHIQNILYEVDTYGFDGIDIDYEGMSCEKKEKFEEFIVLLAKEIHKRGKLLSVAVHPKTAAKKASLKACKGLKEKINMDFAENWRGPMTHDYAFLAKHADRVKVMAYELHPRKYRNPGPGPQAPNVWIRNIITYAKERVPAKKLYMAIPTYGYDWALNCNAKIKSVYWSDALKRQQLGVTKQPTNISQVLADNKNSGSWTNLSKFSWVHEGKTYEDPSIWYKSEGCDRVAFFMNRKAFEEKMTLLRSYDIGGFSFWQLLSDNDPGINDYLELLVTNKLPPVPKAKKQLEIPNPDVKQAPPEEGQEEAKNKQDLVKK, translated from the coding sequence ATGAATCCAAACGATGAACCTTACACCCCTGAGGACTTAATCCGCCCAGTCCCTTACCAAGCAAAGAAACAGTCTCTCTGGCAAACAAGCCTAGTGAGCCTGACCTGGTTTTTACTTTCCGGAATTTCTTTTTATTTAGGACTCCAAGCCTTAAAGGCGGATCCTAAACCTGCGTCTGCCCAAGCTGGGACAGAACAGGTAGCATTCCAAAATACTACTCTTAAATCGGACCTTGCTCCTACGGACGGGGCTTGGGAATCTTGGAAGAAATGGTGGAATTCCGATAACTCTTCTTCCGAGTCGGATGGTACTTCCAATTCTGTAAGTAATTCCGAACCGGAGTCTGAAGACGATCCTGCTTTTAGAGCTTCTACTTGGTTCTCAGACTACGAAGCGATGAAACGTACCGTTCATCTATACAACGAGATCCATCCTTTTATCTATGGATTCAAAGGTAGAGAAACAAATAACGGAGATCTTTATTCTCTATGGGGTTCCGCTCAAAAGCATGCTCGTGTTGCGGAGCTTAAATCTCTAAATCCTAGGGTTAAGATCATTCCTACGATCTTCCGCTGGGAAAATAAGAATGAGAAGATCGCAGAAAACATCGGCCTAAACGGACGTAATGATATCAGAGACAAACATATCCAGAACATTCTATATGAAGTAGACACTTACGGTTTCGATGGGATCGATATAGACTACGAAGGTATGAGCTGTGAGAAAAAAGAGAAGTTCGAGGAGTTCATCGTTCTTCTTGCGAAAGAGATCCACAAACGTGGTAAACTTCTTTCCGTTGCTGTTCACCCTAAGACCGCAGCTAAAAAAGCGAGCCTTAAAGCATGTAAGGGTCTGAAAGAAAAGATTAATATGGATTTTGCCGAGAATTGGAGAGGTCCGATGACCCACGATTATGCATTCTTAGCAAAACATGCGGACAGAGTAAAGGTGATGGCTTACGAACTTCATCCTCGCAAGTATAGAAACCCTGGACCTGGACCTCAAGCTCCAAACGTTTGGATCAGGAATATCATCACTTACGCAAAAGAAAGAGTTCCGGCTAAAAAATTGTATATGGCGATCCCGACTTACGGATACGATTGGGCTTTAAATTGTAACGCAAAGATCAAGTCTGTATATTGGTCCGATGCGTTAAAACGCCAACAACTTGGTGTAACCAAACAACCTACAAATATCAGCCAAGTTTTGGCGGATAATAAGAACTCAGGTTCTTGGACAAATCTTTCCAAGTTCAGCTGGGTACACGAAGGTAAAACATACGAAGACCCAAGTATTTGGTACAAATCGGAAGGTTGCGATCGTGTGGCGTTTTTCATGAACAGAAAAGCGTTCGAAGAGAAAATGACTCTATTAAGATCTTATGATATAGGCGGATTCTCTTTCTGGCAGTTATTATCTGATAACGATCCAGGAATCAACGATTATCTCGAATTGCTTGTGACTAACAAACTTCCGCCTGTTCCTAAGGCTAAAAAACAACTCGAAATCCCGAATCCTGACGTAAAACAGGCTCCTCCGGAAGAAGGTCAGGAAGAAGCCAAGAATAAGCAGGATCTTGTCAAAAAATAA
- a CDS encoding FAD-dependent oxidoreductase — protein sequence MSSLDISPIFRPIQIGAETIPNRIIMGSMHLGLEGMPHTADRMAAFYGKRFEGGVGLITTGGISVNAEGKGSNIFFDFQKEEDCKELEKVASVLRPMGIFCAQLFHAGRYAYHRELVAPSALRAPINRFIPKELSTEDAWRTIHDFGSSALRAKQVGFRAVEVMASEGYLVNQFFSEVTNKRSDEFGGSPENRRRFAIETMKEVRKQVGPGFPVIVRMSGIDLIPGNPTFEEVITLAKELKEAGADALNIGIGWHESRIPTISQLVPRGAWAKIAGKIKTAVPGIPIIASNRINMPETIIQVLNAGEADIVSMARPFLADAEIVNKIKENQTERVNTCVACNQACLDHTFKEEMVSCLVNPSANRELDWKSLPQAKRQRVVVVGSGPGGMESARVAALRGHEVILLEASGKLGGQLNLAAAIPGKFEFFETIRYFKNELPRLKVDIRLGTKADLKMLDDLKPDAVIFATGVLPRNPNLPGLEKKPHASYVEFLNGTFKPGSNVAIIGGGGIGVDVAHKLTEEKDPDISTYFEKYNVNSYTQAVIQPETVPRKVSILRRNGKVGAGLGATTSWALLQELQSKGVDFHSSLTYKEVTDKGLVIETKKEGAKTLECDSIILCAGQTSDSSLYETFSKERSSIPSYLIGGAKDASGIDAKRAMLEGYLAATRIGTEQN from the coding sequence ATGTCTTCTTTAGATATTTCCCCAATCTTTCGCCCGATACAGATCGGAGCCGAAACTATTCCTAATCGTATTATCATGGGATCCATGCACTTGGGTTTGGAAGGAATGCCCCATACCGCGGATAGAATGGCTGCATTCTATGGGAAAAGATTCGAAGGAGGAGTTGGATTGATAACCACCGGAGGAATTTCGGTGAATGCGGAAGGTAAAGGCTCCAATATATTTTTCGATTTTCAAAAGGAAGAAGACTGCAAAGAACTTGAAAAAGTAGCCTCAGTTCTGAGACCGATGGGAATTTTTTGCGCTCAATTATTCCATGCGGGAAGATACGCCTACCACAGAGAACTAGTGGCCCCATCTGCGTTACGCGCGCCTATCAATCGATTCATACCTAAAGAACTTTCTACGGAAGATGCCTGGAGAACCATCCACGATTTTGGATCTTCCGCATTACGCGCAAAACAAGTAGGTTTCAGAGCGGTCGAAGTTATGGCCTCCGAAGGATATCTAGTTAACCAGTTTTTCTCGGAAGTCACGAATAAAAGATCAGACGAATTCGGCGGATCGCCTGAAAACCGAAGAAGATTTGCGATCGAAACCATGAAAGAAGTCCGCAAACAGGTAGGGCCCGGTTTCCCAGTCATAGTAAGAATGTCGGGTATCGATTTGATCCCAGGTAACCCTACTTTCGAAGAAGTAATCACTCTAGCAAAAGAATTAAAAGAAGCAGGAGCCGACGCACTCAATATCGGTATCGGTTGGCATGAGTCACGTATTCCTACGATCTCTCAATTAGTTCCAAGGGGAGCTTGGGCAAAGATCGCGGGAAAAATAAAAACGGCAGTTCCGGGAATTCCGATCATAGCATCCAACAGGATCAATATGCCTGAGACGATCATCCAGGTATTGAATGCGGGAGAAGCGGACATAGTAAGTATGGCAAGACCATTCTTAGCAGATGCAGAAATCGTAAATAAGATCAAAGAAAACCAAACAGAAAGAGTGAATACGTGTGTGGCTTGTAACCAGGCCTGTCTGGATCATACTTTTAAAGAGGAAATGGTTTCTTGTTTGGTAAATCCTTCTGCGAACAGAGAGTTGGACTGGAAATCACTTCCTCAGGCAAAAAGACAAAGAGTGGTAGTAGTCGGTTCCGGTCCGGGTGGAATGGAATCCGCAAGAGTTGCTGCGTTACGCGGACATGAAGTAATTCTTTTAGAAGCTTCCGGGAAGTTAGGAGGCCAATTAAATCTGGCTGCCGCCATCCCGGGTAAATTCGAATTTTTTGAAACGATCCGTTATTTCAAAAACGAACTGCCTCGTTTAAAAGTGGATATTCGTCTCGGCACAAAAGCGGATCTAAAAATGTTAGACGATCTTAAACCGGATGCGGTGATCTTTGCAACAGGAGTTCTTCCTAGAAACCCGAATCTTCCTGGTTTAGAAAAAAAACCTCATGCAAGTTATGTGGAATTCTTGAATGGAACATTCAAGCCGGGTTCCAATGTTGCCATCATTGGCGGCGGAGGAATCGGTGTGGACGTGGCCCATAAACTAACGGAAGAAAAGGATCCGGACATTTCCACCTATTTCGAAAAATATAATGTGAACTCTTATACTCAGGCAGTGATCCAACCCGAGACTGTTCCTAGAAAAGTTTCTATATTAAGAAGAAATGGAAAAGTAGGAGCAGGTCTTGGTGCCACAACTTCTTGGGCGCTTCTGCAAGAGTTACAATCCAAAGGAGTGGATTTCCATTCTTCTCTTACCTACAAAGAAGTAACGGATAAAGGTCTTGTGATAGAAACCAAAAAAGAAGGAGCAAAAACTTTAGAATGCGATTCTATCATTCTCTGCGCCGGACAGACAAGCGATTCTTCTCTATATGAAACTTTTAGCAAGGAAAGAAGTTCTATTCCGTCCTATCTGATCGGCGGAGCAAAAGACGCTTCGGGCATTGACGCTAAAAGAGCCATGTTAGAAGGTTATTTGGCCGCTACAAGAATCGGAACGGAACAAAACTAA
- a CDS encoding SprT-like domain-containing protein translates to MNRMQEKELESFSAPDLVPERNWEELLVSVWDSLKLRSKRFKESRVRSVEIKFYPYKNGNHSVSYHNGLLTVKFHTSLMEAREEIILSFVQLLISKILGLKPKQIWKEEVAEFLNSLPESGTGNFKKLKEVGAVYNLKAILEKISSFYFPKMDAKLLSIGWADRLGKRRLGSYEKRNMNIRISPILDHKEVPLYVLEHVVHHEILHHILPTRIKNGQNSIHSPEFKRMEKEYVRYREAINWLKMEYPKFLISHQREIGHRLRSEFYG, encoded by the coding sequence ATGAATCGGATGCAAGAAAAAGAATTAGAGAGTTTTTCGGCTCCTGATCTCGTTCCTGAAAGGAACTGGGAAGAACTTCTAGTTTCCGTCTGGGATTCTTTAAAGTTAAGATCCAAACGTTTCAAGGAAAGCCGGGTCCGATCCGTAGAAATCAAATTTTATCCCTATAAGAACGGAAATCATTCGGTATCTTATCATAACGGGCTATTAACCGTCAAATTTCATACTTCTTTAATGGAAGCGAGGGAAGAAATAATACTATCCTTTGTTCAATTACTTATTTCGAAAATATTAGGACTCAAACCAAAACAGATATGGAAAGAGGAAGTCGCAGAATTCCTAAATTCTCTCCCTGAGTCCGGAACTGGCAATTTCAAAAAATTAAAAGAAGTCGGAGCCGTATACAATCTGAAGGCGATTTTGGAAAAAATTTCCTCTTTTTATTTTCCCAAAATGGATGCAAAACTGCTCTCCATCGGCTGGGCAGATCGACTCGGAAAAAGAAGATTAGGTAGTTACGAAAAACGGAATATGAATATACGTATCAGTCCTATCCTGGACCATAAAGAGGTTCCGCTTTACGTGTTAGAACATGTTGTCCATCACGAAATCCTACACCATATTCTTCCGACTCGGATCAAAAACGGCCAAAATTCAATTCATAGCCCGGAATTCAAACGGATGGAAAAAGAATACGTTAGATACAGAGAGGCAATAAATTGGTTGAAAATGGAATATCCTAAGTTTCTAATAAGCCACCAGAGAGAAATCGGCCATAGGCTTAGATCAGAATTTTACGGATAA
- a CDS encoding LIC14007 family protein, giving the protein MKVYSADRVPNSADYNLYVTEGNAKTRLSLFEPNLPGYFELAENDKVLKSLAYTVLLNYTQDREFALRNTNRFLNFLNDIVHRDSWFFLANRVEQFIKDVENFGVEISYDF; this is encoded by the coding sequence ATGAAAGTATACTCAGCCGACAGAGTTCCTAATTCAGCAGATTATAATTTATATGTAACCGAAGGGAATGCCAAAACCAGGCTCAGTTTATTCGAGCCTAATCTACCTGGGTATTTCGAATTAGCTGAAAATGATAAAGTTCTAAAGTCTTTGGCATATACGGTTCTTCTAAATTACACCCAAGATAGAGAATTCGCTCTTAGGAACACAAATCGGTTCCTGAATTTTCTAAACGATATCGTTCATCGAGATTCTTGGTTCTTTTTGGCCAATCGAGTAGAACAGTTTATTAAGGACGTGGAGAATTTCGGAGTCGAAATTTCCTACGACTTTTGA
- a CDS encoding YceI family protein, which produces MTYILRFLILFLLSISSVFSEELKLQESQINFIAIHPFKTVNGKCSGATVSPMTLTQGPAGLQIPKLVKIEIPLSQIKSGDENRDEHIIESLGYPTITNISFTSTSITAKDNEWTISGNLTIKGKTKAIKSVATIQKEGQDTILSGKFQVLMSDFDVERPSLLFATAKDEVSIEYKFIVRP; this is translated from the coding sequence GTGACTTACATTTTACGTTTTTTAATTTTGTTCTTACTTAGTATTTCTTCCGTTTTTTCGGAAGAATTAAAATTACAAGAATCTCAAATCAACTTTATAGCCATCCATCCTTTCAAAACTGTAAATGGTAAATGTTCCGGCGCTACGGTAAGTCCAATGACATTGACCCAAGGGCCCGCCGGTTTACAAATCCCTAAGCTTGTAAAAATAGAGATCCCACTTTCTCAGATCAAGTCCGGGGATGAGAACAGAGACGAACATATCATAGAATCGTTAGGATATCCTACGATTACAAATATCAGTTTTACGAGCACATCGATTACGGCTAAGGATAACGAATGGACTATCTCGGGCAACCTGACTATCAAAGGAAAAACCAAAGCGATCAAATCAGTAGCAACGATCCAAAAAGAAGGACAGGACACGATTTTATCCGGAAAATTTCAGGTTTTGATGAGCGATTTCGACGTAGAAAGACCTAGTCTATTATTTGCAACCGCCAAGGACGAAGTAAGTATAGAATATAAGTTTATAGTTCGTCCCTAA
- a CDS encoding 2-isopropylmalate synthase: protein MNSNLDFVRIFDTTLRDGEQCPGAAMSENEKIEIALQLAKMNVDVIEAGFPVSSPVQFQAVQRISREIEGPIIAALARAVRPDLEAAAKAIIPAKKRRIHTFIASSPIHMKFKLGKEPSEVLKMAVEAVKICRDHVDDVEFSPEDATRSEPEFLRELCEAVIEAGATTINIPDTVGYTTPYEYGELFKFLIQNVKGSDKAIFSAHCHNDLGLATSNSLAAIQNGARQVECTVNGIGERAGNTAMEEVVMALRTRKDKFGIETRINTEEIAKASYLVKTITGMVVQPNKAIVGANAFAHESGIHQDGVLKNRETYEIMTPESVGIHSNRMVLGRHSGRAGFKDRIVRLGFSPHPEELEAAYQRFLEIADRKKEIFDEDIRALFADESRKSSKDKYVLESFHVTTGTKSTPTASIRLSIEGNLKEESATGDGPVDSIFKAIQKATISDVELIKLVISPVTEGQDALAEASVTLEKHGERVVGKASSTDIIEACSQAYISALNRFSMN from the coding sequence ATGAACTCAAATTTGGATTTTGTTCGGATTTTCGATACCACTCTCCGTGACGGAGAACAATGCCCGGGTGCGGCAATGAGCGAGAATGAGAAGATAGAGATCGCACTCCAACTCGCCAAAATGAATGTGGATGTGATCGAAGCAGGTTTCCCGGTTTCTTCTCCGGTCCAATTCCAAGCAGTCCAAAGAATTTCCAGAGAGATCGAAGGTCCAATCATCGCCGCACTCGCAAGAGCGGTTCGTCCGGATCTAGAAGCCGCAGCAAAAGCAATTATCCCTGCTAAAAAAAGAAGAATTCATACATTCATAGCATCTTCTCCCATTCACATGAAATTCAAACTGGGCAAGGAACCATCCGAGGTTTTGAAAATGGCTGTGGAAGCAGTCAAGATTTGCAGAGACCATGTAGACGATGTGGAATTTTCTCCGGAAGATGCTACTCGTTCCGAGCCAGAGTTCCTACGAGAACTTTGTGAAGCAGTAATTGAAGCTGGTGCTACTACGATCAATATTCCAGACACTGTAGGATATACAACACCATACGAATATGGAGAATTATTCAAATTCCTGATCCAAAATGTAAAAGGAAGTGATAAGGCAATCTTCTCCGCTCATTGCCATAACGATCTAGGACTTGCTACTTCTAATAGTTTGGCAGCCATCCAAAACGGTGCAAGACAGGTGGAATGTACCGTAAATGGAATCGGAGAAAGAGCCGGCAACACTGCAATGGAAGAAGTGGTCATGGCACTTCGTACACGTAAGGATAAATTCGGGATAGAAACTAGAATTAATACCGAAGAGATCGCAAAGGCTTCTTATCTAGTAAAAACGATCACCGGAATGGTAGTACAACCTAATAAGGCGATTGTAGGTGCAAATGCTTTTGCTCATGAATCCGGGATCCACCAAGACGGAGTTTTGAAAAATAGAGAGACTTATGAAATCATGACTCCTGAAAGTGTGGGCATCCATTCTAATCGTATGGTTTTAGGAAGGCATAGCGGAAGAGCCGGTTTCAAAGACAGGATCGTTCGTTTAGGATTCAGCCCTCATCCGGAAGAATTAGAAGCTGCGTACCAAAGATTTTTAGAGATCGCAGATCGTAAAAAGGAAATTTTTGACGAAGATATTCGCGCGTTATTCGCGGACGAATCCAGAAAATCTTCCAAAGATAAATATGTATTAGAAAGTTTTCATGTAACTACCGGAACTAAGAGCACTCCTACCGCAAGTATCCGACTTTCCATCGAAGGAAATCTAAAAGAAGAATCTGCAACCGGAGACGGACCTGTTGATTCTATTTTTAAAGCAATCCAGAAGGCAACTATTTCGGATGTGGAACTCATTAAGCTCGTGATCTCTCCTGTAACAGAAGGACAAGACGCTCTGGCAGAAGCTTCCGTCACTTTAGAAAAACATGGAGAAAGAGTCGTAGGAAAAGCAAGTTCCACTGATATTATTGAGGCTTGTTCTCAAGCTTATATCTCCGCTCTGAATCGTTTTTCTATGAATTAA